The Pygocentrus nattereri isolate fPygNat1 chromosome 4, fPygNat1.pri, whole genome shotgun sequence genome includes a window with the following:
- the LOC108444545 gene encoding syntaxin-11-like: protein MRDRLSHLHALSQSNGHVEELESAAAYLPSHNTHGEAPQQDSNDSEIEAVFEEARGIRRDVQLIILDVKHLQVQNARIYTELPNSTPTVVQQDSSAIAAKIKARAEDLMVCLRKMDEHTKELEKQHGADAAISRIARTQYTGLSSSFREAMLAYNEAEMSHRETCKQHIQRQMEIVGREVTGEQIEEMLENGQWNVFSVNMLSEGKTARSALDQIESRHRDLLELEKRIKGIHELFLDVAMLVEEQSSLIDYIQTNVQNTDAAMKGVLMKFERAKRHDRSNPFKKIFFWRR, encoded by the coding sequence ATGAGGGACAGACTAAGCCATCTTCATGCTTTGTCCCAATCAAACGGCCATGTGGAGGAGCTAGAGAGTGCTGCAGCTTACCTTCCCTCACATAACACTCATGGAGAAGCTCCTCAGCAGGACAGCAATGACTCCGAGATAGAGGCCGTGTTTGAAGAGGCTCGTGGCATTCGGCGTGATGTTCAGCTCATCATCCTGGATGTGAAGCATCTCCAAGTTCAGAATGCTCGCATTTACACTGAGCTTCCAAACTCCACACCGACTGTTGTTCAGCAGGACTCAAGTGCCATCGCTGCTAAAATCAAAGCCCGTGCTGAAGACCTGATGGTGTGTCTACGGAAGATGGATGAGCATACCAAGGAACTGGAGAAACAGCACGGCGCTGACGCAGCCATTTCTAGAATTGCCCGTACTCAGTACACTGGCCTGAGCAGCAGCTTCCGAGAAGCAATGTTGGCATACAATGAAGCTGAGATGAGCCACAGAGAGACGTGCAAACAGCACATCCAGCGGCAGATGGAGATTGTGGGCCGAGAGGTGACAGGTGAGCAGATTGAGGAGATGCTGGAGAACGGCCAGTGGAATGTGTTTAGTGTAAATATGCTCTCGGAGGGGAAAACGGCACGCTCTGCACTCGACCAGATTGAAAGCAGACACCGTGACCTACTGGAGTTGGAGAAGCGCATCAAGGGCATCCATGAACTGTTCCTAGATGTGGCCATGCTGGTGGAAGAACAGAGCTCACTGATTGACTACATTCAGACAAATGTCCAAAACACCGATGCAGCAATGAAGGGTGTCTTGATGAAGTTTGAAAGAGCTAAAAGGCATGACCGGAGCAATCCCTTCAAAAAGATTTTCTTTTGGAGGCgttaa
- the LOC108444535 gene encoding syntaxin-11-like, giving the protein MRDRLIDLQTFSESSSNQEEQEYAESISDSFSNVDLEDDFHPQAIIFDNSDEMDAVLDEAQETRCKIQLMRLEVKRLRDQNSRILTEPTRTSTIKRDSNAIAADIKTRGEDLLVRLRKIDSRAKELEEEHGVNSAVARIARTQYAGLSNNFRDVMMEYNDTEMSHKESCKQHIQRQMEIVGQEVTGEQIEEMLENGQWNIFSENVISEGKTARSAVNQIESRHRDLLELEKRIKSIHEVFLDVAMLVEEQGPMIDYIFANVQKTDAMLGEALIRLGRAKRHDSNNPFKKMFCSCFPCVK; this is encoded by the coding sequence ATGAGGGACAGACTGATTGACCTACAGACTTTCTCTGAGTCTAGCAGCAATCAAGAGGAGCAGGAATATGCAGAGTCCATCTCTGACTCATTCAGCAATGTGGACTTGGAAGATGACTTCCATCCGCAGGCAATCATTTTTGACAACAGCGATGAGATGGATGCTGTGCTCGATGAGGCTCAGGAGACAAGGTGCAAGATCCAGCTCATGCGCCTGGAGGTGAAACGGCTCAGAGATCAAAACTCACGCATCCTTACGGAgcccactcgcaccagcaccaTAAAGAGAGACTCCAATGCCATCGCTGCTGACATTAAGACTCGCGGGGAGGACCTGCTGGTAAGGCTTCGCAAAATTGACTCTCGTGCCAAAGAGCTGGAAGAAGAGCATGGCGTCAACTCAGCTGTTGCTAGAATTGCCAGAACACAGTACGCCGGCTTGAGCAACAATTTTCGAGACGTGATGATGGAATACAATGACACAGAGATGAGCCACAAGGAGTCATGCAAACAGCACATCCAACGGCAGATGGAGATTGTGGGCCAAGAGGTGACAGGTGAGCAGATTGAGGAGATGCTTGAGAACGGCCAGTGGAACATCTTCTCTGAAAATGTGATTTCGGAAGGGAAAACTGCACGCTCTGCAGTCAACCAGATCGAAAGCAGACACCGTGACCTGCTGGAGTTGGAGAAACGAATCAAGAGTATCCATGAGGTGTTCCTAGATGTGGCCATGCTGGTGGAAGAGCAAGGGCCCATGATAGATTATATCTTCGCCAATGTTCAGAAAACCGATGCCATGCTTGGTGAGGCCCTGATTAGACTTGGCAGAGCCAAGAGACATGACAGCAACAATCCATTTAAGAAGATGTTCTGTAGCTGCTTCCCATGCGTCAAGTGA